The following proteins come from a genomic window of Penaeus monodon isolate SGIC_2016 chromosome 22, NSTDA_Pmon_1, whole genome shotgun sequence:
- the LOC119587095 gene encoding uncharacterized protein LOC119587095, with the protein MQSTVVRSGFLFFRFSIHEKKPPNKNYVVLSKGKQQDRPCLLVYGDARQYIAKNCMYMILDLDVKEAVQWQGKAAWELHSLKIVTIEGTCVFSLGDKEELDAWLRDVRGSLMHSPSFKESTQMPLQGNQLYESCEKYQPTFLVMPDSLTSTRLKVSGSVVLAIWTEGLAVTSANGCRIAQFHLKNIRKFAYNLNEFKFWTGRACGLGVGTFTFITKQGKEIYYYIQETKKVLKNVFNLPPETKSPPCDTTEHVYEELTYMCLPIFDGQRYSSLSPPVAGASAMAARTKAPARGGSPLLREHEWQIKTMMVLEFAKEFCNGDSRRYSEMLNQFLERQGLTPFVWDC; encoded by the exons ATGCAGTCTACTGTGGTTCGCAGTGGATTTTTGTTCTTCAGGTTTAGCATACACgag AAAAAACCTCCCAATAAGAATTATGTCGTGCTCAGCAAAGGGAAGCAGCAAGATCGCCCCTGCCTGCTTGTCTACGGGGATGCCAGGCAGTACATAGCGAAGAACTGCATGTACATGATCCTGGACCTGGACGTGAAGGAGGCGGTGCAGTGGCAAGGGAAGGCGGCGTGGGAACTCCACTCCCTCAAG ATTGTTACCATCGAAGGCACGTGCGTGTTTTCACTTGGCGACAAAGAGGAGCTGGACGCGTGGCTCAGG GACGTCAGGGGGAGCTTAATGCATTCACCGAGCTTCAAGGAATCGACTCAGATGCCCTTACAAGGAAATCAGCTTTATGAAAGTTGTGAAAAGT ATCAGCCAACGTTTCTGGTGATGCCTGACTCCCTGACATCAACAAGGCTGAAAGTGAGCGGTTCCGTAGTACTGGCTATCTGGACAGAGGGTTTGGCGGTCACTTCAGCCAACGGCTGCCGCATTGCCCAGTTTCACCTGAAGAATATCCGGAAGTTCGCTTACAATCTGAACGAATTCAAGTTCTGGACTGGAAGGGCGTGTGGCCTTGGAGTGGGAACCTTCACTTTTATTACAAAACAG GGGAAAGAAATTTACTACTATATCCAAGAAACAAAGAAGGTGTTGAAAAACGTTTTCAATCTTCCCCCTGAAACGAAGTCTCCTCCCTGCGACACGACAGAACACGTATACGAGGAACTCACTTACATGTGCTTACCTATTTTCGATGGCCAACGCTATAGTTCCTTGAGTCCGCCTGTTGCTGGAGCTTCCGCCATGGCTGCGCGAACTAAAGCGCCCGCCCGTGGAGGAAGTCCTCTACTCAGGGAGCACGAGTGGCAGATCAAGACCATGATGGTGCTGGAGTTCGCCAAGGAGTTCTGCAACGGTGACAGCAGACGTTACAGCGAGATGCTCAATCAATTTCTGGAAAGGCAAGGACTGACCCCTTTCGTGTGGGACTGTTAG